The Primulina tabacum isolate GXHZ01 chromosome 10, ASM2559414v2, whole genome shotgun sequence region GATTTGAATCAATCTCATTCTTGAAAATTCcgttttaaaaacattttcaatagACAATGTAAGGTCAAGATTCAGCATATTCTGCCTTGGTCATCCACATCTGCAATCACATAACCAAGAAACCTAAGTCATCAGATAATTTTGAAGATTCTGAAAAACCATTCTTACGGCTTGTTTTATGGGCCAGAGATGTAAATCATTCAACTTTAttctaaatttcaaaaattgaatttagttTGCCATGTAACTCTTGCTAATGCTACCGAAAACTTTAATAATCTATACACATCATAGTCATCTATTGATGTGAAATATAAGatgtaaatatattaatatattacaAATCTTTATTTCACCGTCGACTCAAACTTTACAAATGAtcaaaatcataatcattacaTTATCTACAGATTTATAGTCTATGTATTAATACATCATTTATCATATCATCTTTCGAATGAaacgatatctgaagttaaacaaaaatttttataagtCCGTTACCGGATCATAAAATAACGGTCACAACAAACTTATCTAGACTTTTTCCTTGGAAAAACAATATATTAGAATTTAGTAGTAGAATGAATGCACGGGAATAATAGTTCGGAcgtattattataaaattttaacaaattttttgaaaaagaaaatacaacaaagaaatatttattaaatttttgtgTAAAGAGGAAAATTATGAATTCCAAATTAGGCCGAAGTCGATGCTCGACGAGTCACTCGCTAATCCTAGAGTGCGGCTCCGTTCAACCCATTTATTTACCCCattttgttcttgttcttcctcAGGAAACACTCCTTGATCCCACCGGCCACCAAAGAAAGGAAGAGAAAATCCACTTTTGAGAACGGATTACGGAAATGAATAAAGCCGGTAGAGCAGCCGCAAGAATCAATTCTCAAACCAACCCTTTTCAACTTAGGGCCTCTCTTTTTCATTGCACCCCTGTTTTAGAGCGAAGAAGGCGCACCCATTGGGATTCTGTAAGACCTTTGGAGAATTATGTTTGGGCATTTGTTTGTTTGATGCGGTGATTgtttttcatatgcatcatcaGTTCGTCAAGTTCTGggcttttttttcaatttataatAGAGATGTGAGAAGGTCGACATGTCAATAATTTCTTTGCCAATCCTTAACATCTGTGAATGAAAGAACTAACTGTTAGCTTTAGGATTGTCCCAAGGAGAAAAGGTTATGCGCATTTATGTTGTGATTACGAGATCTTTCTCGTGGAATTGTGTAAAGGATCCAATGAGTTTGTTTCTGAGTTCTATAAATTTAGTTTCTTGGGTTGGATTTCATGACATATAAAGATAACCTTAGTTGGAGAGCTTTCTTGGTGATACCAACTAAAAAGATTTGAGCTTTTAGCAgatagtttataaaaattttatttatcagGCACTTAATGATGTTTTAGGAAACAACGTGCAAAATGTTATGACGGGATGAATTTCAGAATGTTAACTAATTGTTTTAACATTGTTTTATGTCTGTTGTGCAGGCACGTTCTTTTAAGAGTTCACCAAGGGTGAGTCCTCACCATCTATTTTTCTCCtttcgtttttatttttctCATGGGAACTTATTGTATTAATAGATTTGTGTTTGAAGGGGAAATTTTTTACACTTGTGAACGCCCGATTTGAGTGTTGAAGGTTTTTTTATGTTGTGAAAAATTCACGTGTTATCAACCCATTCGCCTTAAAGATCATTGAAAGAATTGTGGTCAAATTGAGAAAATGTAAGTGGAGGGCACAGAATAATTGAGGTTATCCATCCATTCGCCTTAAAGAATTGAGGTCAAATTGGGAAAATGTATGCGGAGGGAACATAAGAAAAATGGGAAAAGAGAATAAGCATACAAAAATTTCATTGCACTCTTTCCATGGACTTTAAAAGTAAGATGCATGCTGcaatgaaatgaaataaatcaaTCATCAACCCATATTCATTCCGTTGAAATGAAAATCTAGTTTCATGTCCCTTGTAGTTCTCTTTTAATTCATTCGGCAGTATGCCATATCTTATTCAGTTTCCAGACTTCGAGTGGGTTGTTGATAATTCGGACATGATTGTTGATGCTGCTAGGTGCTAGCTTGAGGACCATCTACAAGCAAGGCCATTTATTTTCACGTTGCTTTGTTAATCAGTACTCCATTCACAAAAAATGGATGTTCCTGGAAAGTCCATTGTCTAATATgcacttgaaataaaatttatggAGTTGAATCATGTTGTAGAAATGTTGAGTCATTTTAAGTCCTTGTCTTGATTTGGATATATGCAGTATTTTTCACACTTTTTTCTGGTAAGTTTTGCAGTGTCATTAGAAGTGATTCTAATTTGTGTCCAATTTTTTCcgatttatatttttctttggatcTAATGAACAAATGTGTGATTCAAATAAAAGCTTTACATAATGGAATTAATGCATATTTGTGCCAAAGTATTGTTCAATGGTTCTACTGTTTAGACGTGGTTGAGGAACTTAAGCTGCCAGTTTGCCTGAAATTCTTTTTTACAGAAATTTAACGAGTATACCAAAAGGCTCAGGAAACAAAGTTTGTTATACAATGTCAGTGAATTTGCAGAGCAGCTATTTCAGGTAGACATCTGATAAGTTATCTAACCTTTGTTACATAAAGTACATGTGTGGCAATTGCTTATTATGTTTGAATTAAGAACTGACTCTCTCACTGTTATCACCTTTCTCTCCATTTAAGTGCGATCACAAATAGTCCATGGGTAATATCCATCCAGCTACCTCTGATTAATGGTTTCCCTTACAGTTTCTTTGTTTTGTATGAACCAGAGCTGTCAGTATGAGAGGGATGAGTATGATCAATCTTCAAGCCGAGGAGGCTCATGGTTTAGACCAAGTTTCAGTGATGATGGTTTTAGAAGGGGAAATATGAGAAATAAGAGATCACAAACCTGGAGACGTGAGTTACCTTTTTATTCATTCCAATATCGATTCTGTTTTATGAACTCACCTGttcatgaattttcaatttaatcgTGTCAAGAGTCTTTTCTCTCTGTTCTTCTTGTTGTAGTTCTTGATGGACAGTATCCAATAACAGGGGCGGACCCATTTCCGAAGATGGGGGTGGGTGGGTGTTGGGGGACTTGATACATCATGAGCTGCAAAACATGTGCTTTTGGAAAAATCATACAGAATTTCAGTTTCCCAATCCAGGGAATCTTTACTCTCACCCCCCATGGGTTCGTCCTTGGTGGAAAAGAGGTTTTGCCAGTTCACCGGAGTCGCAAAATGGCAGTTTATCTCTTGctcaatttttttcttgaacGAAAGATCCTTACAAGCAGTTTACACTCTCTTTAGACTCAATTACCTGTTTTCTTCATTTAAAGTTGGTCAATGTGACTACTTTCAGGGGGATTTGAGTTTTGTGATGGTGACGATGATGTTGAATTTGAGAGCATTTTTCATTCAGCATTTGGAGGAAACCGATACTTCTATTGGTCCTTCACAACTGATGATGAACCACAATTTAGGAACTCGACTGGTTACTCTAGCAACTATAGGAGTTCTCGCCGTTGGAGACATCGGTTTGACGAGGAATATGATTCCTCTTCAGAATCTGAGGAACCTGTAGCGGATATAACTTCTGACCGGCTAGCCTTGGGACTGAGTGCATCGGGTCCTTTAAATTTAGAAGATGTAAAAAATGCGTAAGATCTTGTGAAACTTTCTCACCTTATATTTCCACTTGGGGATTGCTTTCTTTCTGCCGTATCATCCCGATTTCTATTCTATTCAGATATCGGACAAGTGCATTGAAATGGCATCCAGATCGCCACCAGGGTTCTGACAAGGTATTTCAATGTTGTTTTGTTGCTCTCCACACTTGCATATTTTGCATCAATGGTGTTGTAAATGCTCTCGTTCCGTTTCAACAAGATATACTTTTACCAGGGTGTTCGTGTACTATATTCTCGCGTTTAACAACTTTGATACCACCAAACATTTTACTTTCAAGTAGCAGTTTTTTAAACCGAAAATTTACTTTCTATATATGCCCACAACTATCCATGCCAAACTCGGTAATTTAAACTTTTTCCCATTATAGTGACCGACTGTTCACTATTTTTAGTGTTGAGCATATGGTTTTAATCATTGATTActtgaatgattaattttattaattcccAGATTAAAAAAAAGCGATAACTAGATGTCTTGTACAGATTGTTGCCGAACAGAAATTCAAGTCCTGCAGTGCGGCATATCAGTCATTGTGTGATAAGCTTGCTCCACATTAGGAAATATAGTGATTTTAGCATACTGATATCAAGTTCTTTGTTGAGTTCTTGCCAGCATATCAAAATCGCACCCTTCGATCCAGCATGAGGGTATCCGCTAGCATCATCTCCTTCACCCAAGTTCTTTAGGAGTAAATTTATTTGATTCCTCAAGTTATTTCTTTACTGTAGCATATTCGAGAAAACAATGAGCGTCACATTGCAACTGTAGGATTGCAGGTATTGATCTTAAAGTTCTTTTTTAATCTTTCTGAGGATGAATAATCGCTTTCCTTCCGAGTTTCGACATCCAGCCCTTGGATTCATTTCACAGGAGACGATCCCTCGTTCGTCAACTAGCCATGTATGCAAGTTGATATTAACTGGAGACAAGTGGTTTGGTATCAAAGCTTCGAATTCGTTTCTTGAAAATAGAAACTTGGAccattttaaatgttgaagcgTTCTTGAACATATTTCACAAATTTGGACATGGTCGAGAAGCCAgttctaaaatatttttgcttGAGGCGCTGCCTGCGATTTATACCCCTTTCTCGATTTAATTGGTGTCAATTAAATAGGAATACTTCTAAGTATGTTACGTTTCAAATTAACATATTTGACTCATGAATCATTTTAAGGGACTATgttgattattatttttaattagacaaaaacttatatgagacggtctcacggatcgtatttggTGAGACATATCtattatttgggttatccatgaaaaagtattattttttatgctaaattattactttttattgtgaatatctgtaGGGTTGAcacgtttcacagataaaaacTCGTTAGACCATTTCACAATAGACATACTCTTTTAATTATTATCCTTTGGTAACCAATCTCAGTTTTAATTGGATTTTCAAAGAGTATGGTAATTGGTTATTTCTTGTAaaagagtaggtttcttgtgagacggtctcacgaatctttatctgcgagacgggtcaaccataccaatattcacaataaaaagtaaactcttagcataaaagtaatattttttcatggatgaccaaaataagagattcgtctcacaaaatacgacccgtgagaccgtctcacacaagtttttgcccttGTAAAATATGTTTGAGTTtctattaaacaagtactttaATTGTGTGTTTGGTCATGTTTGGATTGAATCAAGCTCTTGGGTATTAATTAAACTATACTTAGTCAATGATAATTGGATTTATGTCATTAATATATGATTTGGGTTCCTATTCTTTTTATGCACGTAAGCATTAAGAAGATTTCATGATTATATGAACCTGGTTAAAACATATCAACTTCAATCAATATCTCCCATTTTTATTAAATCTTGATACAATATATATAGTCGTATAAAATCAAGAatctttgaatatatatatattagttttTACTAACTAATAAGTAGTTTACTCCTCATATAagctaatttaatttttttttaaaacattctaCCTTTAGTATTATTAATATCAACTACACATTTAGTATTCTTACAAAATGTTATTTGAATTAAGTACAGACCAGACCCGTGATTGGTTCTCGGTCGAACAGGTCAGCCCGGTCCGGTTCTGAAAACACTGATTCTCCTTTCCTTAAAAAGGTTAATCACATAAGAATTAAGAAAGACAACAAAGCCGATGACCAACCTAACAAGCCTGATGAAGGACTAGTATAGTCCATGTATAGGAGGAGCAAAtgcaagtatatatatatatacactacaAGGACAGTGAAGAccttttcatttttgaaaaatcaagaTTTATATCACCTAGTTCGGGTTGGAGTCAGGTCCATATGCATCCATTCGAGTAGTACTTTCCACGTATGTCAACTTATGAATCTCTTGCATGAATGCATACTCAATCTCTGAAAATCTTCCCAAGAATCCACCTCCTGAATATGCTTCCCTCCAAATCTCTCCCTCCCCCTTTATCCCATCGTGATCATCAACTCCAGCCCTCATGCTGGCAACTTCCAGCTTTCTTTTGTTTGCTGAAGATATATTTGGCTCCAACAGTAAGTTTCTTGAAACCCTGGACCTCTTGCAAGTGTTTTGATCGTCTGCTGGTTTCCCAGTGAGTCTCTGCACCTCTTCTCTGAAGTTTGCAGCATCTACCTCAATTATTTCCGGCGCAAACAAGTGTATTATTCGGATTCTTGGCTTCGTTTTTTTGGATATTATCTGTGAGTTTTTGTTCATGGATAATGCAAACGGAGCAGTAGTAGTGTTCGGGCCGGCAAAAATTTGTTTCTGATCCATCCAACTGAGGAGCATCAATATATAAATAATGGGGTTTTGATTTCctccctatatatatatatatatatatatatatatatatatatatatatatatactagtacattgtatgtgttattattatttttaatttgatcaaataatccTAAACAATTAGCATGAGATTATTTTAGAATAGTTGTTTGATTTAAAATGAaagttttgtttagatttttttctaTGTAAAATATAGAGTGACTTGAGGAAGTTTTTAGTAGAATAAGATGGGTAATtattgaattaaatattttagtgtcATCTAAGGTAGTTACTCTAAAggtctcacacttaataatatatatatatatatatatatatatatatcgactAATTA contains the following coding sequences:
- the LOC142505490 gene encoding uncharacterized protein LOC142505490, with amino-acid sequence MNKAGRAAARINSQTNPFQLRASLFHCTPVLERRRRTHWDSARSFKSSPRKFNEYTKRLRKQSLLYNVSEFAEQLFQSCQYERDEYDQSSSRGGSWFRPSFSDDGFRRGNMRNKRSQTWRRGFEFCDGDDDVEFESIFHSAFGGNRYFYWSFTTDDEPQFRNSTGYSSNYRSSRRWRHRFDEEYDSSSESEEPVADITSDRLALGLSASGPLNLEDVKNAYRTSALKWHPDRHQGSDKIVAEQKFKSCSAAYQSLCDKLAPH
- the LOC142506058 gene encoding VQ motif-containing protein 25-like → MDQKQIFAGPNTTTAPFALSMNKNSQIISKKTKPRIRIIHLFAPEIIEVDAANFREEVQRLTGKPADDQNTCKRSRVSRNLLLEPNISSANKRKLEVASMRAGVDDHDGIKGEGEIWREAYSGGGFLGRFSEIEYAFMQEIHKLTYVESTTRMDAYGPDSNPN